TGCACATGGAGTTCTTCGCGCACGTCGCCAAGCATATGCGGCGCACGGTGAATCCTCCGGATGAGACATGGGCGGCGTTCGGGCCGTCGCCGAGGGGATACAAGCGCTACGGATATCTGGCGCTATGCATCTCCGGCGCGGGCATCCACGCGCGCGCGGTCGTAAAATCCGACGCGGACAAGCGCCCCGAGATGGCGCGGCTCGTCAAGTCGAAGTCGGCTGAGCTGGGAAAATCTTTTCGCGGCGCCAGGATCCAGCAGTACACAAACTGGGACTGCCGGATATTGCCGGAATCGAGCGCGGCGGGGCCGGACTTCTTCGACGGACTCGGAGATGCGCTCGCAAAAAAAACCGGCAGCATCGACGTCGGCTTCGGATGGAGCGTGCGCGACGCGCTGAAAGTCGATCGCGCCGAAGTGCTCGACGCGTTCGGCGAGCTCGAACCGCTCTACCGCGTAATCCGCTCGGTCGCGTGAGTCCGCAGCGACGCATGGGGCAGCGAATCGGTAGTAGGTCAGTTTGCCAACCTGAAGAGCTGGGCGCGATTCTGATTTTTCGGTTGATCGAATAGAGCTGGAAAGAGCAATTTCTACCATTGGTAGTGGTTTTGGGACGGCTCCGCTCTATGGCTAGCTTTGTTCCGTCAAAAATAATTTCAGCCGAGAGCGGAGGTCACCCGATTTCGGCGAGCCGGGCGAGTACGGGCTATCCTGGCGGTTGACCATAGCGTACGCATAGCACGCCACATCCGGCCGGGGTCAGGCTGAATTAGTTCATCCGCGAACGAAGGAAGAATCGCCTGCGCGGCGGGCGGCAGGGGCTGACCCCTGCACCCAGTGAGAAGACGTGAAGATCTGCGCAGCGCATCTTTTCGCGACCACACTATAGAAGAGACCGCGCGCGACAACGGAGCCCGGCATTAATACCGGGTGCAGCTCAGCCCTGCCCGTTGGCGGGCGGTCGTTGGCACGACGGGCCAGTATTAA
This region of Candidatus Binatus sp. genomic DNA includes:
- a CDS encoding DUF1054 family protein, translating into MATLGFSRGDFEVFAIEGFSARMAKIYERIRPRLVRLGIELAPELSRKLHMEFFAHVAKHMRRTVNPPDETWAAFGPSPRGYKRYGYLALCISGAGIHARAVVKSDADKRPEMARLVKSKSAELGKSFRGARIQQYTNWDCRILPESSAAGPDFFDGLGDALAKKTGSIDVGFGWSVRDALKVDRAEVLDAFGELEPLYRVIRSVA